Proteins from a single region of Streptococcus oralis:
- a CDS encoding metal ABC transporter ATP-binding protein: MRYITVEDLSFYYDKEPVLEHINYSVDSGEFVTLTGENGAAKTTLIKASLGILQPRLGKVTISKTNTHGKKLRIAYLPQQIASFNAGFPSTVYEFVKSGRYPRKGWFRRLNAHDEEHIKASLDSVGMWEHRDKRIGSLSGGQKQRAVIARMFASDPDIFVLDEPTTGMDAGSKNEFYELMHHSAHHHGKAVLMITHDPEEVKDYADRNIHLVRNQDSPWRCFNVHESDQEVDHA, encoded by the coding sequence ATGCGGTATATTACAGTAGAGGACTTGTCTTTCTATTATGACAAAGAGCCTGTCCTCGAGCACATCAACTACAGTGTTGATAGTGGGGAGTTTGTCACCCTGACTGGTGAAAATGGAGCTGCCAAGACGACGCTTATCAAGGCGAGTCTAGGCATTTTGCAGCCGAGGCTTGGCAAGGTAACCATCTCAAAGACAAATACTCATGGGAAAAAGCTTAGAATAGCTTATCTTCCCCAGCAGATAGCTAGTTTTAATGCTGGCTTTCCAAGTACAGTTTATGAATTTGTCAAGTCGGGTCGCTATCCGCGAAAGGGCTGGTTCCGTCGCTTGAATGCCCATGATGAGGAGCATATCAAGGCTAGTCTAGATTCAGTTGGTATGTGGGAACACCGTGACAAACGAATTGGTTCCCTTTCGGGAGGGCAAAAGCAACGAGCAGTGATTGCCCGGATGTTTGCTTCTGACCCAGATATCTTTGTCTTGGATGAGCCGACGACAGGGATGGATGCTGGAAGCAAAAATGAATTTTACGAACTCATGCACCATAGTGCCCACCATCATGGCAAGGCTGTTTTGATGATTACCCATGACCCTGAGGAGGTCAAGGACTATGCGGATCGCAATATCCATCTGGTTCGTAACCAAGATTCGCCATGGCGTTGTTTCAACGTTCACGAAAGCGACCAGGAGGTGGACCATGCTTAG
- a CDS encoding metal ABC transporter permease: protein MLSLLSYDFMQRAFLAVIAMSLFSPVLGTFLILRRQSLMSDTLSHVSLSGVAFGLVLGISPTISTIAIVLIAAVFLEYLRTVYKNFMEIGTAILMSTGLAVSLIVMSKGKSSSSMSLDQYLFGSIVTISQEQVIFLFAIAAVVLLLTFLFLRPMYILTFDEDTAFVDGLPVRTMSILFNMVTGVAIALMIPAAGALLVSTIMVLPASIALRLGKNFKSVMLLASAIGFLGMVAGLYISYYAETPASASITIIFVAVFLLVSLLKRFIK, encoded by the coding sequence ATGCTTAGTTTGTTATCTTATGACTTCATGCAGCGTGCCTTCTTGGCGGTCATTGCCATGAGTCTCTTTTCTCCGGTTCTTGGGACCTTCCTTATCTTACGTCGTCAGAGTCTCATGAGTGATACTCTCAGTCACGTTTCCTTGTCAGGGGTTGCCTTTGGTCTGGTTTTGGGAATTTCTCCAACTATTTCAACCATTGCTATCGTCTTGATTGCTGCGGTCTTTCTGGAGTATCTCCGTACAGTCTATAAGAACTTTATGGAAATCGGGACAGCCATCCTCATGTCTACAGGGCTTGCAGTGTCTCTTATCGTGATGAGTAAGGGTAAAAGTTCGAGCTCCATGAGTTTGGACCAATATCTCTTTGGGTCTATTGTGACCATTAGCCAGGAGCAGGTGATTTTCCTCTTTGCCATTGCTGCGGTCGTTTTACTCTTGACTTTCTTATTCTTGCGACCAATGTATATCCTGACCTTTGATGAGGACACGGCCTTTGTGGATGGCTTGCCCGTTCGTACTATGTCCATCCTCTTTAACATGGTGACAGGGGTGGCCATTGCCCTTATGATTCCAGCAGCAGGAGCCCTTTTGGTATCGACCATTATGGTCTTGCCAGCTAGTATTGCCCTTCGTCTGGGGAAAAACTTCAAATCCGTTATGTTGCTAGCCAGTGCTATTGGATTTTTGGGAATGGTAGCAGGACTTTACATTTCCTACTATGCAGAAACCCCTGCCAGCGCTAGTATCACCATTATCTTTGTAGCTGTCTTTTTGTTAGTCAGCCTACTGAAACGTTTTATCAAATAG
- the adcA gene encoding zinc ABC transporter substrate-binding lipoprotein AdcA translates to MKKISLLLASLCALFLVACSNQKQADGKLNIVTTFYPVYEFTKQVAGDTANVELLIGAGTEPHEYEPSAKAVAKIQDADTFVYENENMETWVPKLLESLDKKKVKTIKATGDMLLLPGGEEEEEGHDHGGEGHHHDYDPHVWLSPARAIKLVEHIRDSLSADYPDKKETFEKNAAAYIEKLQALDKAYTDGLSQAKQKSFVTQHAAFNYLALDYGLKQVSISGLSPDAEPSAARLAELTEYIKKNKISYIYFEENASQTLANTLSKETGVKLDVLNPLESLTEEATKAGEDYISVMEKNLKALKQTTDQEGPEIEPEKAEDTKTVHNGYFEDADVKDRTLSDYAGNWQSVYPFLEDGTFDQVFDYKAKLTGKMTKDEYKAYYRKGYQTDVTKINITDNTMEFVQGGQSKKFTYKYVGKKILTYKKGNRGVRFLFEATDADAGQFKYVQFSDHNIAPVKAEHFHIFFGGTSQEALFEEMDNWPTYYPDNLSGQEIAQEMLAH, encoded by the coding sequence ATGAAAAAAATTAGCTTACTACTAGCTAGTCTATGTGCCTTGTTTTTAGTGGCTTGTTCCAATCAAAAACAGGCAGATGGGAAGCTAAATATCGTAACAACCTTTTACCCTGTCTACGAATTTACCAAGCAAGTCGCAGGAGATACTGCTAATGTAGAACTTCTAATCGGTGCTGGTACAGAACCTCACGAATACGAACCGTCTGCCAAGGCAGTTGCCAAAATCCAAGACGCGGATACCTTTGTCTATGAAAATGAAAATATGGAAACTTGGGTTCCAAAATTGCTAGAATCCTTGGATAAGAAAAAAGTGAAAACCATCAAGGCGACAGGTGATATGCTGCTCTTGCCAGGTGGTGAGGAAGAAGAGGAAGGGCATGATCATGGTGGTGAGGGTCACCATCACGACTACGATCCCCACGTTTGGCTTTCTCCAGCACGCGCCATCAAACTGGTAGAGCATATCCGTGACAGTTTGTCAGCAGACTATCCTGATAAAAAAGAGACTTTTGAGAAGAATGCTGCTGCCTATATTGAAAAATTGCAAGCCTTGGATAAGGCCTACACAGATGGTTTGTCTCAAGCTAAACAAAAGAGCTTTGTGACCCAGCACGCCGCCTTTAACTACCTTGCCTTGGACTACGGTCTCAAGCAAGTATCCATCTCAGGTCTCTCACCAGATGCAGAACCATCAGCAGCACGTTTGGCAGAATTGACCGAGTATATCAAGAAAAACAAGATTTCTTATATCTACTTTGAAGAAAATGCCTCACAAACCCTCGCCAATACCCTCTCAAAAGAAACGGGCGTCAAACTAGATGTGCTTAATCCGCTAGAAAGTCTGACAGAAGAAGCAACCAAGGCCGGTGAGGACTATATCTCCGTCATGGAGAAAAACCTCAAGGCTTTGAAGCAGACAACAGACCAAGAAGGACCAGAAATCGAGCCTGAAAAAGCAGAGGATACGAAGACAGTTCACAATGGTTACTTTGAGGATGCAGATGTCAAAGACCGTACCTTGAGTGACTATGCTGGAAACTGGCAATCTGTCTATCCTTTCCTTGAAGATGGTACTTTCGATCAAGTCTTTGACTACAAGGCTAAGTTGACTGGCAAGATGACCAAGGATGAGTACAAGGCCTACTATAGAAAAGGCTACCAGACAGATGTGACCAAGATTAACATCACGGATAACACTATGGAATTTGTTCAAGGTGGCCAAAGTAAGAAATTCACCTACAAGTATGTCGGCAAGAAAATCTTGACTTATAAGAAAGGCAATCGTGGGGTGCGCTTCCTCTTTGAAGCGACAGATGCGGATGCTGGACAGTTCAAGTATGTTCAGTTTAGTGACCACAATATCGCCCCAGTTAAAGCAGAACATTTCCATATCTTCTTTGGAGGTACTAGCCAAGAAGCCCTCTTTGAAGAGATGGATAACTGGCCAACCTACTACCCAGATAACCTATCTGGACAAGAAATCGCCCAAGAAATGTTGGCGCATTGA
- a CDS encoding alpha-L-fucosidase encodes MTKIKPHGPLPSQAQLAYLEDELAAFIHFGPNTFYDQEWGSGQEDPKRFNPTKLDAREWVRVLKETGFKKLILVVKHHDGFVLYPTAHTDYSVKASPWRDGKGDLLLEVSQAATEFDMDLGVYLSPWDAHSPLYHVDREADYNAYYLAQLKEILSNPAYGNAGKFTEVWMDGARGEGAQKVNYEFETWFETIRDLQGDCLIFSTEGTSIRWIGNERGYAGDPLWQKVKPDQLGTEAELDYLQHGDPSGTLFSIGEADVSLRPGWFYHEDQDPKSLEELVEIYFHSVGRGTPLLLNIPPNQDGLFDEKDIQRLYEFAAYRDELYKEDLALGATVSGPALSPDFACSHLTDGRKTSSWASDAELPIQLELDLGAPKTFDVIELRENLKLGQRIAAFHVQVELDGVWQEFGSGYTVGYKRLLRGSVVEAQKIRVTITEAQTLPLLTKISLYKTPTLSKKEAVQQLEFSEKSLAVTKGENVHFTVKRRKSSSPLEAKISIQPGTGVHGVAYRDEIQVLAFQVGETEKRLTLPTLYFAGDKTLDFYLNLMVDGQLVDQLQVQVS; translated from the coding sequence ATGACGAAAATAAAACCACATGGACCATTACCAAGTCAGGCCCAGCTAGCTTATTTAGAGGATGAACTAGCTGCCTTTATCCATTTTGGTCCCAATACCTTTTATGACCAAGAATGGGGAAGTGGGCAAGAGGATCCCAAGCGCTTTAATCCAACCAAGTTGGATGCGCGTGAATGGGTTCGAGTACTAAAAGAAACAGGTTTTAAAAAGCTGATTTTGGTGGTGAAACACCACGATGGTTTTGTGCTCTACCCGACAGCCCATACAGATTATTCGGTTAAGGCCAGTCCTTGGAGGGATGGAAAGGGGGACTTGCTTCTCGAGGTTTCTCAAGCTGCAACAGAGTTTGACATGGATTTGGGAGTGTATTTGTCTCCTTGGGATGCCCACAGTCCCCTCTATCACGTGGACCGAGAAGCGGATTACAATGCCTACTATCTGGCTCAATTGAAGGAAATCTTGTCAAATCCTGCCTATGGGAATGCCGGTAAGTTCACTGAGGTGTGGATGGATGGTGCTCGAGGCGAAGGGGCCCAGAAGGTCAACTATGAGTTTGAGACTTGGTTTGAAACCATTCGTGACTTGCAGGGCGATTGTTTGATTTTCTCAACTGAAGGGACCAGTATCCGCTGGATTGGAAATGAACGAGGCTATGCAGGGGATCCCTTGTGGCAAAAAGTCAAGCCAGACCAGTTGGGGACAGAGGCGGAATTAGATTATCTACAGCACGGTGACCCCTCGGGAACGCTGTTTTCAATCGGTGAGGCAGATGTTTCTCTTCGGCCGGGCTGGTTTTACCATGAGGATCAGGATCCTAAGTCTCTGGAGGAGTTGGTCGAAATCTACTTTCACTCGGTAGGGCGGGGAACTCCACTCTTGCTTAATATCCCACCGAACCAAGATGGCCTCTTTGATGAAAAGGATATCCAGCGTCTCTATGAATTTGCTGCCTACCGTGACGAGCTATATAAAGAAGATTTGGCTTTGGGAGCCACGGTATCTGGCCCTGCTCTATCACCAGACTTTGCCTGTTCTCATCTGACAGATGGACGGAAGACCAGTTCTTGGGCAAGTGATGCAGAGTTGCCAATCCAATTAGAGCTCGATTTAGGGGCACCTAAAACTTTTGATGTGATCGAGCTGAGAGAAAATTTGAAGCTGGGGCAACGCATCGCTGCTTTCCATGTTCAGGTAGAGTTGGATGGTGTCTGGCAGGAGTTTGGTTCTGGCTATACTGTTGGCTACAAACGTCTCTTACGAGGATCAGTCGTTGAGGCGCAGAAGATACGTGTGACCATTACAGAGGCGCAGACTTTGCCTTTGTTGACCAAGATTTCGCTCTATAAAACACCTACCTTGTCGAAAAAAGAAGCTGTTCAGCAACTAGAGTTCTCAGAAAAAAGTCTGGCTGTGACCAAGGGAGAAAATGTCCACTTTACAGTGAAGCGAAGAAAATCTAGCAGTCCTTTGGAAGCTAAGATTTCGATTCAACCAGGGACAGGTGTGCATGGTGTCGCTTATCGGGACGAGATTCAAGTCCTTGCGTTTCAAGTTGGCGAGACTGAAAAAAGGCTGACGCTACCAACCTTGTATTTTGCAGGAGATAAAACCTTGGACTTTTATCTGAATTTGATGGTAGATGGGCAGCTGGTTGACCAGCTTCAGGTCCAAGTTTCATAA
- a CDS encoding GH92 family glycosyl hydrolase: MKPLLETIDTRFGTASKHAFSRGNTLPYTGVPFGMNYFVPQTSDQEGAWFFDPHMPIFQGIRLTHQPSPWIGDYSWLLLTPVTGQLVGDSLFHRQSSYDTDKASFQPHYLKIFSLRYQVESQLTPTCYGASIRLEQKQGKALSLYLHAADELTVEQVDKRTLALRQEGKTETNKSPLILFTALQMNTDILAVSQEEGDWRIDLADSHAEIQLATSFISPSQALLNLPQTDFDNCKANAKADWEELLHRFDVIETGEADRTFFDHCLYRLFLFPQTFYEVNESGQAIHMDLATGTVKPGVLFSNNGFWDTFRTTFPLFALIIPEHYHRFLEGFLNSYRNTGFLPKWLAPDERGMMPGTLLDGVIADSACKDMAPDLEKELLQAMLKTATKSDPLRINGRHGLAQYQELGYLSTDHHESVSHTLDYAYSDFCIANCAEKLGQNDIAETYRTSSQNYHHLFDTETGYMRARDNQGNFRPDFSPYSWGRDYAECSAIQATLGVLHDIPGLRQLMGGKEAFSNYLLKACQDAPLFETTGYGYEIHEMSEMATAPFGQLAISNQPSFHIPYLFRYSDYPDYTAILIKTLRQKAFHPSWQAYPGDEDNGSLSAWYIWSALGFYPICPGKPSYDLGIPLFDHLRIYLAKENKWLDIHTEQNHSHFNFVKECRLDKTPVSSIQHQDLLKAEQLTFTLSWLPSHS, from the coding sequence ATGAAACCACTACTTGAAACCATCGATACCCGCTTTGGAACTGCCAGCAAACATGCCTTTTCTCGGGGGAATACCCTGCCTTACACGGGCGTTCCTTTTGGGATGAATTATTTTGTTCCCCAGACTAGTGACCAGGAGGGAGCTTGGTTCTTTGATCCACATATGCCCATTTTTCAGGGGATTCGATTGACTCATCAACCAAGTCCTTGGATTGGCGACTATTCTTGGCTACTCCTAACACCTGTCACAGGCCAGCTTGTGGGAGACAGCCTATTCCATCGTCAGTCTTCCTATGATACGGACAAAGCCTCTTTCCAACCCCATTATCTGAAGATTTTCTCCCTGCGCTATCAAGTTGAAAGCCAGCTTACTCCGACTTGCTACGGTGCTTCTATTCGCCTAGAGCAAAAGCAAGGTAAAGCCCTCTCCCTCTATCTTCACGCAGCAGATGAACTGACAGTGGAGCAAGTAGATAAGCGAACTCTGGCCCTAAGACAAGAAGGTAAAACAGAGACCAACAAAAGTCCTCTGATACTGTTTACTGCCCTACAAATGAATACAGATATTCTTGCTGTCAGCCAAGAAGAGGGAGACTGGCGAATTGACTTAGCAGACAGTCATGCTGAGATCCAACTAGCGACTTCCTTTATCTCTCCATCTCAAGCTCTGCTTAATCTACCTCAAACGGACTTTGATAACTGCAAAGCAAATGCAAAAGCAGATTGGGAAGAACTCCTCCATCGTTTTGACGTTATCGAGACAGGAGAGGCTGACCGAACCTTCTTTGACCACTGCCTTTACAGACTCTTCCTCTTCCCTCAGACTTTTTATGAGGTTAATGAATCAGGACAAGCCATCCACATGGATCTGGCTACTGGTACTGTCAAGCCCGGTGTCCTCTTTAGCAACAATGGTTTCTGGGATACCTTCCGGACTACATTTCCCCTCTTTGCCCTTATCATACCAGAACACTACCACCGCTTTTTAGAAGGCTTCCTCAATAGCTACCGCAATACCGGATTTCTTCCAAAGTGGCTAGCTCCAGATGAACGTGGCATGATGCCTGGTACTCTGCTAGATGGCGTTATCGCAGATAGCGCCTGCAAGGACATGGCTCCCGATTTAGAGAAAGAACTCCTCCAGGCTATGCTTAAAACAGCCACTAAGTCCGACCCTCTGAGGATCAATGGTCGTCACGGACTAGCCCAATACCAAGAGCTGGGCTACCTCTCTACCGACCACCACGAAAGCGTCAGCCACACCCTAGACTATGCCTATAGCGACTTTTGTATCGCCAACTGTGCCGAAAAGCTTGGTCAGAATGACATCGCGGAAACTTATAGAACTTCGTCCCAAAATTACCACCATCTATTTGACACTGAAACGGGCTACATGCGAGCGCGAGACAATCAAGGAAACTTTCGCCCTGACTTCTCTCCTTATAGTTGGGGACGCGACTACGCCGAATGCTCAGCCATTCAAGCAACTTTAGGGGTCCTCCACGACATCCCAGGTTTGCGACAACTTATGGGCGGAAAAGAAGCCTTTAGCAACTATCTTTTGAAAGCCTGTCAGGATGCTCCCCTCTTTGAGACGACTGGTTATGGTTACGAGATTCATGAAATGAGCGAGATGGCAACAGCTCCCTTTGGACAACTCGCCATCTCTAACCAGCCTAGCTTCCACATTCCATATCTCTTTCGCTACAGCGACTACCCTGACTACACTGCTATACTCATCAAAACCTTGCGTCAGAAAGCCTTTCACCCAAGCTGGCAAGCCTATCCTGGCGATGAAGACAATGGCAGTCTCTCAGCCTGGTACATCTGGTCAGCTCTTGGATTCTACCCGATCTGTCCGGGCAAACCCAGCTATGATCTCGGAATCCCTCTCTTTGACCACCTCCGTATCTACCTGGCTAAGGAAAATAAATGGTTGGATATTCATACTGAGCAAAACCACAGCCATTTCAACTTTGTCAAAGAATGCCGACTGGACAAGACCCCAGTATCTAGCATCCAACACCAAGACCTCTTGAAAGCTGAGCAACTGACCTTCACCCTCAGCTGGTTGCCAAGTCACTCATAA
- a CDS encoding glycoside hydrolase family 125 protein, which produces MIYSKEIVREWLDQVAERAKDHPEWVDVFERCYTDTLDNTVEILEDGSTFVLTGDIPAMWLRDSTAQLRPYLHVAKRDPLLRHTIAGLVKRQMTLVLKDPYANSFNIEENWKGHHEADHTDLNGWIWERKYEVDSLCYPLQLAYLLWKETGETSQFDDTFVAATKEILHLWTVEQDHKNSPYRFVRDTDRKEDTLVNDGFGPDFAVTGMTWSAFRPSDDCCQYSYLIPSNMFAVVVLGYVQEIFATLELDDGESIIADAERLQSEIQEGIENYAYTTNSKGEKIYAFEVDGLGNASIMDDPNVPSLLAAPYLGYCDIEDEVYQATRRTILSPENPYFYQGEYASGLGSSHTFYRYIWPIALSIQGLTTRDKAEKKFLLDQLVACDGGTGVMHESFHVDDPTLYSREWFSWANMMFCELVLDYLDIR; this is translated from the coding sequence ATGATTTATTCGAAAGAAATTGTTAGAGAATGGCTAGACCAAGTAGCAGAGCGGGCTAAGGACCATCCCGAGTGGGTGGATGTCTTTGAGCGTTGCTATACAGACACCTTGGACAATACGGTTGAAATCTTAGAAGATGGCTCTACTTTTGTCTTGACTGGGGATATTCCTGCCATGTGGCTTCGGGATTCGACAGCCCAACTCAGACCTTACCTTCATGTGGCTAAAAGAGATCCTCTCCTACGTCATACCATTGCAGGTTTGGTCAAGCGTCAGATGACCTTGGTGCTCAAGGATCCTTATGCTAACTCCTTTAACATTGAGGAGAACTGGAAGGGCCACCATGAGGCTGACCATACCGACCTTAATGGTTGGATTTGGGAACGCAAGTATGAGGTGGACTCGCTTTGCTATCCTTTGCAACTGGCTTATCTCCTTTGGAAAGAGACTGGCGAGACCAGTCAATTTGATGATACTTTTGTCGCAGCGACCAAGGAAATTCTCCATCTCTGGACGGTAGAACAAGACCACAAGAATTCACCTTATCGTTTTGTTCGGGATACGGACCGTAAGGAAGATACTCTGGTAAATGATGGCTTTGGACCTGACTTTGCAGTGACAGGTATGACCTGGTCAGCCTTCCGACCGAGTGATGACTGCTGCCAGTATAGCTACTTGATTCCGTCCAATATGTTTGCAGTAGTTGTCTTGGGGTATGTGCAAGAAATCTTTGCTACATTGGAACTAGATGATGGCGAGAGTATTATTGCTGACGCTGAGCGTCTCCAGTCTGAAATCCAAGAAGGCATCGAAAATTACGCCTACACAACCAACAGCAAGGGCGAAAAGATTTACGCCTTTGAAGTGGATGGTTTAGGGAATGCTAGCATCATGGATGACCCAAATGTACCAAGTCTGCTGGCGGCGCCTTATCTGGGTTATTGCGACATTGAAGACGAAGTCTATCAAGCCACTCGTCGCACCATTCTAAGCCCAGAAAATCCGTATTTCTACCAAGGTGAATACGCTAGCGGTCTCGGAAGTTCTCATACCTTCTATCGCTATATCTGGCCCATTGCCCTTTCTATCCAAGGCTTGACAACAAGAGATAAGGCAGAGAAGAAATTCTTACTCGATCAGTTGGTTGCCTGCGATGGTGGTACAGGTGTCATGCATGAAAGCTTCCACGTGGACGATCCAACTCTCTACTCTCGTGAATGGTTCTCCTGGGCAAACATGATGTTCTGTGAGTTAGTCTTGGATTACCTGGATATTCGCTAG
- a CDS encoding alpha-mannosidase: MENVVVHIISHSHWDREWYLPFESHRMQLVELFDNLFDLFENDPEFKSFHLDGQTIVLDDYLEIRPENRDKIQRYIDEGKLKIGPFYILQDDYLISSEANVRNTLIGQAECAKWGKSTQIGYFPDTFGNMGQAPQILQKSGIHVAAFGRGVKPIGFDNQVLEDEQFTSQFSEMYWQGADGSRVLGILFANWYSNGNEIPVDKDEALPFWKQKLSDVRDYASTNQWLMMNGCDHQPVQRNLSEAIRVANELFPDVTFVHSSFDDYVHAVESALPEQLSTVTGELTSQETDGWYTLANTSSSRIYLKQAFQENSNLLEQVVEPLTVITGGHNHKDQLTYAWKVLLQNAPHDSICGCSVDEVHREMEIRFAKVNQVGNFVKTNLLNEWKGKVATHEAQSDHLFTVINTGLHDKVDTVSTVIDVATCDFKELHPTEGYKKMAALTLPSYRVEDLEGHVVEAKIEDLGANFEYDLPKDKFRQARIARQVRVTVPVHLAPLSWTTIQLLEGEQEHRDGIYQNGVIDTPFVTVSVDENITVYDKTTHEAYEDVIRFEDRGDIGNEYIYFQPKGTEPIYAELKGCEVLENTARFAKILLKHELTIPVSADEKLDAEQRGIIEFMTREAGRSEELTTLPLETEMTVFVDNPQIRFKTRFTNTAKDHRIRLLVKTHNTRPSNDSESIYEVVTRPNRPAASWENPENPQHQQAFVSLYDDEKGVTVANKGLHEYEILGDDTIAVTILRASGELGDWGYFPTPEAQCLREFEVEYTLECHQAQERFSAFRRAKAFQTPFTSLQLAKQEGSVAATGSLLSHAALSLPQVCPTAFKVAENEEGYVLRYYNMSQENVRISEHQQTILDLLERPYPVHSGLLAPQEIRTELIKKEEI, from the coding sequence ATGGAAAATGTTGTTGTACATATTATCTCACATAGTCACTGGGACCGTGAGTGGTACTTGCCTTTTGAAAGCCACCGTATGCAGTTGGTGGAATTATTTGATAATCTTTTTGACCTTTTTGAAAATGACCCTGAGTTCAAGAGCTTCCACTTGGATGGTCAAACCATTGTCCTTGATGACTACTTGGAAATTCGCCCTGAAAATCGCGACAAAATTCAACGTTACATCGACGAAGGCAAACTCAAAATTGGTCCCTTTTACATCTTGCAGGATGATTACCTGATTTCCAGCGAAGCCAACGTCCGTAATACCTTGATTGGTCAAGCAGAATGTGCAAAATGGGGCAAATCAACCCAGATTGGTTACTTCCCAGATACCTTTGGAAATATGGGACAAGCTCCTCAAATCCTTCAAAAATCAGGCATTCACGTGGCAGCCTTTGGTCGTGGTGTGAAGCCAATTGGATTTGACAACCAAGTCCTCGAAGATGAGCAGTTTACATCCCAGTTTTCAGAAATGTACTGGCAGGGTGCGGATGGAAGTCGTGTCCTCGGTATCCTCTTTGCCAACTGGTACAGTAACGGGAATGAAATCCCAGTTGATAAGGACGAGGCCCTACCTTTCTGGAAACAAAAATTGTCAGACGTGCGTGACTACGCTTCGACAAACCAATGGTTGATGATGAACGGATGTGATCACCAGCCTGTACAGCGCAATCTGAGTGAAGCCATTCGTGTGGCAAATGAACTCTTCCCAGATGTGACTTTTGTTCATAGTTCCTTTGATGACTATGTCCATGCAGTAGAAAGTGCTTTGCCAGAGCAGTTATCAACAGTTACAGGTGAGTTGACCAGTCAAGAAACAGATGGCTGGTACACACTTGCCAACACTTCTTCATCACGCATTTACCTCAAACAAGCCTTCCAAGAAAATAGCAACCTCCTAGAACAAGTGGTGGAGCCATTGACTGTCATCACTGGCGGCCACAACCACAAGGACCAGTTGACCTATGCTTGGAAAGTCCTTCTACAAAATGCTCCCCATGATAGTATCTGTGGCTGTAGTGTTGACGAAGTTCACCGCGAGATGGAGATACGTTTTGCTAAGGTCAACCAAGTCGGAAACTTCGTTAAGACCAATCTTCTCAACGAGTGGAAGGGCAAAGTCGCAACCCACGAAGCGCAAAGCGACCATCTCTTTACCGTCATCAACACAGGCTTGCATGACAAGGTTGATACAGTCAGCACCGTGATTGATGTAGCGACTTGTGATTTCAAAGAATTGCACCCAACAGAAGGCTATAAGAAGATGGCAGCCTTGACCTTGCCAAGCTACCGTGTCGAAGACTTGGAAGGGCATGTTGTAGAAGCGAAAATCGAAGATCTGGGAGCTAACTTTGAGTATGATTTGCCAAAAGACAAGTTCCGTCAGGCTCGTATCGCTCGACAAGTGCGCGTGACAGTCCCTGTTCATCTAGCACCACTTTCTTGGACAACCATCCAATTGCTTGAAGGAGAACAAGAACACCGTGACGGTATTTACCAAAATGGAGTGATTGATACGCCATTTGTAACGGTCAGTGTGGATGAAAACATCACGGTCTACGACAAGACAACTCATGAAGCTTATGAAGATGTTATTCGCTTTGAAGACCGTGGTGACATTGGAAATGAGTACATCTATTTCCAACCAAAAGGAACAGAGCCTATCTACGCAGAACTCAAAGGCTGTGAAGTCTTGGAAAATACAGCTCGTTTTGCCAAGATCTTGCTCAAGCATGAATTGACAATTCCAGTAAGTGCAGACGAAAAACTGGATGCAGAACAAAGAGGCATCATCGAGTTTATGACGCGTGAAGCTGGGCGCTCAGAAGAATTGACAACCCTTCCTCTGGAAACAGAGATGACCGTCTTTGTTGATAATCCACAAATACGCTTCAAGACTCGCTTTACTAACACAGCCAAGGATCACCGTATCCGTCTCTTGGTTAAGACTCATAACACACGTCCAAGCAATGACTCTGAAAGCATTTATGAGGTGGTGACACGACCAAACAGACCAGCTGCTTCTTGGGAAAATCCTGAAAATCCACAACACCAACAAGCCTTTGTCAGCCTTTATGATGATGAAAAAGGGGTGACAGTGGCAAATAAAGGATTGCACGAGTATGAAATCCTTGGAGATGATACCATTGCCGTGACCATTCTTCGTGCCTCAGGTGAGCTAGGTGACTGGGGTTACTTCCCAACACCAGAGGCTCAGTGCTTGCGCGAGTTTGAAGTCGAGTATACACTTGAGTGTCACCAAGCCCAAGAACGCTTCTCAGCCTTCCGTCGTGCCAAAGCCTTCCAAACACCATTCACTAGTCTTCAGCTTGCTAAACAAGAAGGAAGTGTGGCAGCGACTGGCAGCCTCTTGAGCCATGCGGCGCTCAGCTTACCACAAGTCTGTCCGACAGCCTTTAAGGTAGCTGAAAATGAAGAAGGATATGTACTTCGTTACTACAATATGAGTCAAGAAAATGTGCGCATATCTGAACACCAACAAACCATTCTTGACTTACTTGAACGACCATATCCAGTTCATTCAGGACTATTAGCGCCACAAGAAATTCGTACAGAATTGATTAAAAAAGAAGAAATCTAA